In a single window of the Denitromonas sp. genome:
- the virB9 gene encoding P-type conjugative transfer protein VirB9, protein MKKLALALLAAAIALPVQALDEPRSSEFDNRIRYTVYNPRDVVQLDAVIGIATHIVLEEGERYVTHAFGDAQAWSFAVEGHHIFIKPRADNAETNLTIVTDRRTYYFKLRYWPTRRANAVYGLSFTYPDTEARKAQELARAAAVEEGFAAERQGYNLNYTMSGDLDIAPVNAWDNNEATYLKFPGNRDIPAIYMVDADGNESIVNRTTIGEASDIVVLHKVNAKWILRLGDRALAVWNEAYDPNGVRNTTGTASPAVKRVIKGGQ, encoded by the coding sequence ATGAAGAAGCTCGCATTGGCCCTCCTGGCCGCGGCGATCGCCTTGCCCGTTCAGGCACTGGATGAGCCCCGGTCCTCGGAGTTCGACAACCGCATCCGCTACACGGTCTATAACCCGCGCGACGTGGTGCAACTGGATGCCGTGATCGGCATCGCGACGCACATCGTGCTCGAGGAAGGCGAGCGCTACGTGACGCATGCCTTTGGCGATGCGCAAGCGTGGTCATTCGCGGTGGAAGGCCACCACATATTCATCAAGCCGCGCGCGGACAACGCGGAAACGAACTTGACGATCGTGACCGACCGCCGGACCTACTACTTCAAGCTGCGCTATTGGCCGACCCGCCGCGCGAATGCGGTCTATGGCCTGTCCTTCACCTACCCCGACACCGAGGCGCGCAAGGCGCAGGAGCTGGCGCGTGCCGCAGCAGTGGAAGAAGGGTTCGCGGCCGAGCGCCAAGGCTACAACCTGAACTACACGATGAGCGGGGATCTCGACATCGCGCCCGTCAACGCCTGGGACAACAACGAAGCCACGTATCTGAAGTTTCCGGGCAATCGCGACATCCCGGCAATCTACATGGTCGATGCCGATGGCAACGAGAGCATCGTCAACCGCACCACAATCGGCGAGGCCAGTGACATCGTGGTGCTTCACAAGGTGAACGCCAAGTGGATTCTGCGCCTGGGTGATCGCGCTCTGGCGGTATGGAACGAGGCCTATGACCCCAACGGGGTCCGCAACACGACCGGCACGGCAAGCCCCGCGGTGAAGCGGGTGATCAAGGGAGGACAGTGA
- a CDS encoding type IV secretion system protein — MKKVKKEEFDQYLEETRGLERDYIGEVLKSRKSAWMVAGASIVLAFLGLGAGWAGLSQDAPDPLILRVDNATGNVDVVTTMKEQETSYGEVVDSYFLNKYVLNRESYDYDTIQTLYDTTALLSNPVVQREYYALFDGQNGRDKVLSNRTKITVRIRSITPTAGGNAVVRFSTQHRHSNGSNDAPRNWIATIGYTYVNAPISAQDRRINPLGFQVYSYRVDPESVAAN, encoded by the coding sequence ATGAAGAAGGTCAAGAAGGAAGAATTCGATCAGTATCTTGAGGAAACGCGCGGGCTCGAGCGCGACTATATCGGCGAGGTGTTGAAGTCGCGCAAGTCGGCGTGGATGGTGGCCGGTGCTTCCATCGTGCTCGCGTTCCTGGGCCTCGGCGCCGGCTGGGCGGGGCTCTCGCAGGACGCGCCCGACCCGCTGATTCTGCGGGTCGACAACGCCACGGGCAACGTGGACGTGGTCACGACGATGAAGGAACAGGAAACGTCCTATGGGGAGGTGGTCGACAGCTACTTCCTCAACAAGTACGTGCTCAACCGGGAAAGCTACGACTACGACACCATCCAGACGCTCTATGACACCACGGCGCTGCTGAGCAACCCGGTGGTGCAGCGCGAGTATTACGCGCTCTTCGACGGCCAGAATGGCCGCGACAAGGTGCTGAGCAACCGAACCAAGATCACCGTGCGGATTCGCTCCATCACGCCGACGGCCGGCGGCAACGCGGTGGTGCGCTTCAGCACGCAACACAGGCACTCCAACGGCAGCAACGACGCGCCGCGCAACTGGATCGCGACGATCGGCTACACCTACGTGAATGCGCCGATCTCCGCACAGGACCGGCGCATCAACCCGCTGGGGTTCCAAGTCTATAGCTACCGCGTCGACCCCGAGTCGGTCGCGGCGAACTGA
- a CDS encoding EexN family lipoprotein, with protein sequence MKRTILIGLAGLSLAACDTEPTRDVQFYLDHKEERTVKLTECLNNPGEKSHTPNCKNALAAEQKALMQGTGMPTIK encoded by the coding sequence CACCATCCTCATCGGCTTGGCCGGGCTCAGCCTGGCCGCATGCGACACCGAGCCCACGCGCGACGTGCAGTTCTACCTGGACCACAAGGAAGAGCGCACGGTCAAGCTGACCGAGTGCCTGAACAACCCGGGCGAGAAATCGCACACCCCGAACTGCAAGAACGCGCTCGCTGCCGAGCAGAAGGCGCTGATGCAGGGCACCGGGATGCCGACGATCAAGTGA
- a CDS encoding type IV secretion system protein: MAFTLFTPLFNKIDTTTATFVSDISSNAIAAITPVVTVGLTLAFITFALLIIRGAVDMPVMEFLGRSVRIGIITSVALAGGLYQTQIASAIQSSPDDLAQALISSPTSGTSAASLIDNAADKGFTKAQESFEKAGIFGDNGIAYAVYGFIIMLATGVLVAIGGAFVLLAKIALAILAGLGPLFILALLWQPTARFFEMWAAQVLNYGLLIVLFSAVFGLMMSIFTGYMEDLKFDGAMNLGYAIGGAVILAVAMILILLQLPTIASGLAGGVGLGYMWELRALRGMAGAGARGTGRVAGAAAKYTGARAATNWAASKTAAGARTAVGYFKGRITGNKKAA; encoded by the coding sequence ATGGCATTCACGCTCTTTACCCCGTTGTTCAACAAGATCGACACGACGACAGCAACCTTCGTGTCTGACATCAGCAGCAATGCCATTGCGGCCATCACCCCGGTTGTCACCGTAGGCCTCACCCTGGCCTTCATCACGTTTGCGCTGCTGATCATCCGCGGGGCGGTCGACATGCCGGTGATGGAGTTTCTTGGCCGGTCGGTGCGCATCGGGATCATCACCTCGGTGGCACTGGCCGGCGGGCTCTATCAGACGCAGATCGCCAGCGCCATCCAGTCATCGCCCGACGATCTCGCTCAGGCGCTGATCTCGAGCCCGACATCCGGCACCTCGGCCGCGTCACTGATCGACAACGCGGCCGACAAGGGCTTCACGAAGGCGCAAGAGTCCTTCGAGAAGGCGGGGATCTTCGGCGACAACGGCATTGCCTATGCGGTGTATGGCTTCATCATCATGCTGGCAACCGGCGTGCTCGTCGCGATCGGCGGCGCCTTCGTGCTCCTGGCCAAGATCGCCCTGGCGATCCTGGCCGGGCTGGGGCCGTTATTCATCCTCGCACTCCTATGGCAACCGACCGCGCGTTTCTTTGAAATGTGGGCGGCGCAGGTACTCAACTACGGGCTTTTGATCGTCCTCTTCAGCGCAGTATTTGGCCTGATGATGTCGATCTTCACCGGCTACATGGAGGATCTGAAATTCGACGGCGCGATGAATCTAGGCTACGCCATTGGCGGTGCCGTCATTCTCGCGGTGGCGATGATCCTCATCTTGCTGCAACTCCCGACCATCGCCTCGGGCCTCGCCGGCGGGGTAGGCCTCGGCTATATGTGGGAACTGCGCGCGCTGCGCGGCATGGCGGGCGCCGGTGCAAGAGGCACCGGCCGTGTGGCCGGGGCGGCAGCGAAGTACACAGGGGCGCGGGCCGCAACGAATTGGGCGGCAAGCAAGACGGCCGCCGGCGCCAGGACCGCAGTGGGCTACTTCAAGGGCCGCATCACAGGAAACAAGAAAGCCGCGTAA
- a CDS encoding TrwH protein, with amino-acid sequence MKHLLVLLSAVVLTACATPPAPKAPDESNRVPINKVLPTELQENTK; translated from the coding sequence ATGAAGCACTTGCTTGTACTCCTTTCCGCCGTGGTACTGACGGCCTGCGCGACACCGCCGGCACCGAAAGCGCCCGACGAATCGAACCGCGTGCCGATTAACAAGGTACTGCCGACCGAGCTGCAGGAGAACACCAAATGA